The sequence GTCGTTCCATGCGGCGATTCTATCGATGAGGAGGCTGCAAAGGCGGATGGAGCCGATGTGGCGGTATTTGTACTCAGCCGTATTGCAGGTGAAAATGCGGACCGTCACGATACGGAAGGTGATTACTTCATCACAAAAGAAGAAAAATCGCTTCTGGCACAGATTTCAGCCTCTTACGACAGTGTGGTTCTCGTCATCAATACCGGAGGCCTGATTGATCTGGCATTTACAGAGGAATTTACGAATATCAAATCGATTGTGCAGTTTATGCAGGCAGGCCAGGAAGGCGGTTCGGCATTTGCCGATATCATGTCCGGCGCTGTAAA comes from Anaerotignum faecicola and encodes:
- a CDS encoding glycoside hydrolase family 3 C-terminal domain-containing protein; this translates as VVPCGDSIDEEAAKADGADVAVFVLSRIAGENADRHDTEGDYFITKEEKSLLAQISASYDSVVLVINTGGLIDLAFTEEFTNIKSIVQFMQAGQEGGSAFADIMSGAVNPSGKMTDSWAYTYLDYPNARTFSHKNGNTDTEKYEEGIFVGYR